In one window of Gossypium hirsutum isolate 1008001.06 chromosome A01, Gossypium_hirsutum_v2.1, whole genome shotgun sequence DNA:
- the LOC107936142 gene encoding phospholipase D zeta 1 isoform X2 yields the protein MQEYLNHFLGNLDIVNSREVCKFLEVSKLSFSPEYGPKLKEAYVMVKHLPKIAKNDDSDRCCACHWFNCCNDNWQKVWAVLKPGFLALLEDPFDAKPLDIIVFDVLPASDGNGEGRVSLAAEVKERNPLRHSFKVTCGVRSIRLRTKSSAKVKDWVAAINDAGLRPPEGWCHPHRFGSFAPPRGLTEDGSQAQWFIDGMAAFDAIASAIEDAKSEIFICGWWLCPELYLRRPFREQASSRLDSLLEAKAKQGVQIYILLYKELALALKINSVYSKKKLLSIHENVRVLRYPDHFSAGVYLWSHHEKLVIVDYQICFVGGLDLCFGRYDTFEHKVGDNPPLVWPGKDYYNPRESEPNSWEDTMKDELDRGKFPRMPWHDVHCALWGPPCRDVARHFVQRWNYAKRNKALYEEAIPLLMPHHHMVIPHYMGRSKEIEIEGKSVLDNTEDIDREDYFCSRSAVQDIPLLLPQEAELDNCNGFPKSNALDSTAGTSVSFAFRKSKIEPAVIDTPMKGFVDDPDSLDLRMERYSDVKRKPGSKTADPEWWETQERGDQVGFVDEAGQVGPRTSCRCQIIRSVSQWSAGTSQVEESIHCAYCSLIEKAEHFVYIENQFFISGLSGDEIIWNRVLEALYRRIMRAYNDKKCFRVIIVIPLLPGFQGGLDDAGAASVRAIMHWQYRTICRGQNSILHKLHEVLGPKTHDYISFYGLRSYGKLFDHGPVATSPVYVHSKIMLIDDSKALIGSANINDRSLLGSRDSEIGVLIEDKELVDSRMGGNPWKAGKFALSLRLSLWSEHLGLRKGEINQIIDPISDSSYKEIWVATAKMNATIYQDVFACVPSDLIQSRLMLRQSLTFWKERLGHTTIDLGIAPKKLESYHNEDIKQTDPMDRLKSVRGHLVSFPLDFMCNEDLRPVFNESEYYASPQVFH from the exons ATGCAAGAATACTTGAACCACTTTCTTGGAAATTTGGATATTGTTAATTCTCGAGAG GTTTGCAAGTTTTTGGAGGTTTCAAAATTGTCGTTTTCACCAGAGTATGGCCCTAAGCTAAAGGAAGCGTATGTAATGGTGAAGCATCTACCAAAAATTGCCAAGAATGACGACTCTGATAGATGCTGTGCATGTCATTGGTTCAATTGCTGTAATGACAACTGGCAAAAG GTGTGGGCTGTACTGAAACCTGGATTCTTGGCCTTGCTGGAAGATCCTTTTGATGCCAAACCTCTAGATATTATTGTTTTTGATGTATTACCAGCCTCAGATGGTAATGGTGAGGGCCGGGTATCATTAGCAGCAGAAGTAAAGGAACGTAACCCTTTACGCCATTCTTTTAAG GTCACATGTGGAGTCCGCAGTATAAGGTTAAGAACGAAGAGTAGTGCGAAAGTTAAAGATTGGGTTGCTGCTATTAATGATGCTGGGCTTAGGCCACCTGAAGGCTGGTGTCATCCTCATCGCTTTGGCTCTTTTGCTCCTCCAAGGGGTTTGACAGAAGATGGTAGTCAGGCGCAATGGTTCATAGATGGTATGGCTGCTTTTGATGCGATAGCTTCAGCAATCGAGGATGCTAAATCAGAG ATATTTATTTGTGGCTGGTGGCTTTGCCCAGAATTGTATCTACGCCGCCCTTTTCGTGAGCAGGCGTCCTCCAGGCTCGATTCTTTGCTTGAAGCCAAAGCTAAGCAAGGGGTCCAG ATATACATCCTTCTCTACAAAGAACTTGCCCTTGCTTTGAAGATCAACAGTGTCTATAGCAAGAAAAAGCTTCTTAGCATTCACGAGAATGTGAGGGTATTGCGTTATCCAGATCACTTCTCTGCTGGTGTCTATCTATG GTCCCACCATGAAAAGCTTGTGATTGTTGATTACCAAATTTGTTTCGTTGGTGGACTTGATTTATGCTTTGGTCGCTATGACACATTTGAACACAAGGTGGGCGATAATCCTCCCCTAGTATGGCCTGGAAAAGACTACTATAACCCACG GGAATCTGAACCTAATTCATGGGAAGATACTATGAAAGatgagttggatcgaggaaaattCCCTCGAATGCCTTGGCATGATGTCCATTGTGCACTCTGGGGACCACCTTGTCGTGACGTAGCACGACATTTTGTTCAGCGCTGGAATTATGCGAag AGAAATAAAGCTCTGTATGAAGAAGCAATTCCACTACTCATGCCTCATCATCATATGGTGATTCCACATTATATGGGAAGAAGCAAAGAGATTGAAATTGAGGGCAAGAGTGTTTTGGACAACACTGAAGACATCGACAGAGAGGATTACTTTTGTTCTAGATCAGCTGTACAAGATATTCCTCTACTTTTGCCTCAAGAGGCTGAGTTGGATAATTGCAATGGGTTTCCAAAATCTAATGCGTTGGATTCTACTGCCGGTACAAGTGTTTCTTTTGCTTTCCGAAAGTCCAAAATAGAACCAGCAGTCATAGACACACCCATGAAGGGCTTTGTTGATGACCCTGACTCCTTGGATCTTCGTATGGAAAGATATTCAGATGTAAAAAGGAAGCCTGGAAGCAAAACCGCAGACCCAGAATGGTGGGAAACACAGGAACGAGGTGATCAAGTTGGTTTTGTAGATGAAGCTGGACAGGTTGGTCCCCGAACTTCATGTCGTTGTCAG ATTATACGAAGTGTCAGTCAATGGTCTGCTGGAACCAGCCAAGTAGAAGAAAGCATTCACTGTGCTTATTGCTCCCTCATTGAGAAAGCGGAACACTTTGTTTACATTGAG AACCAATTTTTTATATCAGGCCTCTCTGGGGATGAAATTATTTGGAATCGTGTTTTAGAAGCATTGTACCGGCGTATTATGCGAGCTTACAATGATAAGAAGTGTTTCAGGGTTATTATAGTCATACCACTGCTTCCCGGTTTCCAG GGTGGCCTTGATGACGCTGGTGCGGCATCTGTGAGAGCTATAATGCATTGGCAATACCGAACCATTTGCAGAGGACAGAATTCAATATTGCATAAACTTCATGAAGTTCTTGGTCCTAAAACTCATGATTACATATCTTTCTATGGCCTTAGATCGTATGGTAAACTTTTTGATCACGGTCCTGTGGCTACAAGTCCG GTATATGTGCATAGTAAAATCATGTTAATTGATGACTCTAAAGCCTTAATTGGATCTGCTAATATTAATGACAGAAGTTTACTTGGCTCGAGAGATTCAGAG atCGGTGTGCTTATCGAAGACAAAGAATTAGTTGATTCGCGGATGGGAGGAAATCCATGGAAGGCTGGAAAATTCGCATTGAGTCTTCGCCTCTCATTATGGTCCGAACATCTTGGTCTTCGTAAAGGAGAG ATAAATCAAATAATCGATCCCATTAGTGATTCAAGTTATAAAGAGATATGGGTTGCAACTGCAAAG ATGAATGCAACAATCTACCAGGATGTCTTTGCCTGTGTCCCAAGTGATCTCATACAATCCCG GCTTATGCTCCGACAAAGCCTTACCTTTTGGAAGGAAAGACTTGGTCACACTACAATTGATTTAGGAATTGCCCCTAAGAAATTAGAATCATATCACAACGAAGATATCAAACAAACAGATCCAATGGATAGATTAAAGTCGGTTCGAGGACATCTTGTTTCTTTCCCTTTGGATTTCATGTGCAATGAAGATTTAAGACCTGTGTTTAATGAGAGTGAATATTATGCATCCCCTCAAGTTTTTCATTAA
- the LOC121202850 gene encoding uncharacterized protein isoform X1 yields the protein MSNSLSPSVSHSFPPTVSHIRAFPLRATISIPIAVSARTYPSTLHRRFLWIPSPIMSSNTKLAATQPELWQLDDSSDFEKLLSPSGYISICGFGSLLSERSARSTFPNLLNFRVAKLKGFRRVFAHAAPIFFDRGIAKPETKEISSLSVEPCEGETLIVTVFEIQKSEIPAFMERELEFRFLAVLPETLDREPFANPAVLCTRYSDEEFFQIRCKGNKDIYFQHYGRYNIEKIWRDDILPCRVYLRHCVLAAKNLGDIAYNNFLDHTFLGDRTTTIRTYLATTGSGIMEEEPPESLKSRYGG from the exons ATGTCCAATTCGCTCTCTCCTTCTGTCTCTCACTCATTTCCACCAACAGTGTCGCACATTCGCGCGTTCCCCTTACGCGCCACCATCTCCATTCCGATCGCTGTCTCGGCTCGCACCTATCCTTCTACTCTCCACCGTAGATTTCTCTGGATTCCTTCTCCGATAATGAGCTCCAACACGAAACTTGCCGCGACTCAGCCGGAGCTGTGGCAACTTGATGATTCATCCGATTTCGAAAAGCTCCTCTCACCGAGCGGTTACATCTCTATCTGCGGCTTCGGTTCCCTTCTCTCCG AAAGGAGCGCACGAAGTACGTTTCCGAATCTATTGAACTTCAGAGTAGCGAAATTGAAAGGATTTAGGCGTGTCTTCGCTCACGCCGCCCCAATTTTCTTCGATCGTGGCATCGCCAAGCCTGAAACCAAG GAGATATCAAGCTTAAGTGTAGAGCCTTGTGAAGGGGAGACTCTAATTGTTACTGTTTTCGAGATTCAAAAATCTGAG ATTCCAGCTTTCATGGAAAGAGAACTCGAATTCCGATTTCTTGCT GTCTTGCCTGAAACACTTGATCGAGAGCCTTTTGCTAATCCAGCC GTGCTTTGTACTCGTTACAGTGATGAGGAGTTCTTTCAAATTAGATGCAAAG GAAATAAGGACATTTATTTCCAGCACTACGGTCGATACAACATCGAAAAGATTTGGCGAGATGATATCTTGCCGTGCCGTGTATATCTTCGACATTG TGTGTTGGCAGCTAAGAATCTTGGTGATATTGCTTACAATAACTTCTTGGATCATACTTTCCTCGGAGACCGAACGACCACCATCCGGACATATTTGGCGACAACTGGTTCAGGCATCATGGAAGAGGAGCCTCCGGAATCGCTGAAGTCCCGCTACGGTGGCTGA
- the LOC121202850 gene encoding uncharacterized protein isoform X2: MSNSLSPSVSHSFPPTVSHIRAFPLRATISIPIAVSARTYPSTLHRRFLWIPSPIMSSNTKLAATQPELWQLDDSSDFEKLLSPSGYISICGFGSLLSERSARSTFPNLLNFRVAKLKGFRRVFAHAAPIFFDRGIAKPETKEISSLSVEPCEGETLIVTVFEIQKSEIPAFMERELEFRFLAVLPETLDREPFANPAEIRTFISSTTVDTTSKRFGEMISCRAVYIFDIVCWQLRILVILLTITSWIILSSETERPPSGHIWRQLVQASWKRSLRNR, translated from the exons ATGTCCAATTCGCTCTCTCCTTCTGTCTCTCACTCATTTCCACCAACAGTGTCGCACATTCGCGCGTTCCCCTTACGCGCCACCATCTCCATTCCGATCGCTGTCTCGGCTCGCACCTATCCTTCTACTCTCCACCGTAGATTTCTCTGGATTCCTTCTCCGATAATGAGCTCCAACACGAAACTTGCCGCGACTCAGCCGGAGCTGTGGCAACTTGATGATTCATCCGATTTCGAAAAGCTCCTCTCACCGAGCGGTTACATCTCTATCTGCGGCTTCGGTTCCCTTCTCTCCG AAAGGAGCGCACGAAGTACGTTTCCGAATCTATTGAACTTCAGAGTAGCGAAATTGAAAGGATTTAGGCGTGTCTTCGCTCACGCCGCCCCAATTTTCTTCGATCGTGGCATCGCCAAGCCTGAAACCAAG GAGATATCAAGCTTAAGTGTAGAGCCTTGTGAAGGGGAGACTCTAATTGTTACTGTTTTCGAGATTCAAAAATCTGAG ATTCCAGCTTTCATGGAAAGAGAACTCGAATTCCGATTTCTTGCT GTCTTGCCTGAAACACTTGATCGAGAGCCTTTTGCTAATCCAGCC GAAATAAGGACATTTATTTCCAGCACTACGGTCGATACAACATCGAAAAGATTTGGCGAGATGATATCTTGCCGTGCCGTGTATATCTTCGACATTG TGTGTTGGCAGCTAAGAATCTTGGTGATATTGCTTACAATAACTTCTTGGATCATACTTTCCTCGGAGACCGAACGACCACCATCCGGACATATTTGGCGACAACTGGTTCAGGCATCATGGAAGAGGAGCCTCCGGAATCGCTGA
- the LOC107936126 gene encoding uncharacterized protein codes for MAAGTMATAAGAAVILYYVWLRKSEVKTDGVGSEEDEDLSKSSRSVKRRIVRRPAQAPATWLEAIATISETLRFTYSETLGKWPIGDLAFGINYLMRRQGNFEVASVYAGDNCVELKGEEIKKELNNLLRLLTLCRLFSKKPFPVFLDSAGYSEEDALLHKPKAGLMKPAFTIIRDENSKCFLLLIRGTHSIKDTLTAATGAVVPFHHSVLHDGGVSNLVLGYAHCGMVAAARWIAKLTAPCLLKAIAQYPDYKVKIVGHSLGGGTAALLTYILREHKEFAASTTCFTFAPAACMTWDLAESGKHFITTIINGSDLVPTFSAASVDDLRTEVTASSWLNDLRDQVERTKVLNVVYRSATALGSRLPSMATAKASVAGAGALLRPVSSSTKVVMKGAQNVAQAVVRSRSSLTSWSCIGPRRRNVVSGSNAKGDDMTEPSLKSKTSSKALVTEVVTTKQMQTVGGLDHNDTDEDEPLIEMDRGITTSTTDEFVGGELWYELEKELKRQESEVDLHGHAEEAAAAKEISEQENVIAADVSSETRSAISSSDASENLRFYPPGRIMHIVAIPSSDAAVLDDHDGDGNGDGSNNGKVRIYETPRELYSKIRLSRTMINDHYMPLYKKMMELLIIELEKEEDCNFDVLQG; via the exons ATGGCCGCCGGAACAATGGCGACGGCGGCGGGAGCGGCGGTGATACTATACTACGTCTGGTTGAGGAAATCGGAAGTTAAAACCGACGGCGTAGGCAGCGAAGAAGACGAGGATTTATCGAAATCGAGCAGATCGGTAAAGCGGAGAATTGTTAGGAGACCAGCTCAAGCTCCCGCTACGTGGCTCGAAGCAATTGCTACGATATCGGAGACTCTCCGATTCACCTACTCGGAGACTCTTGGAAAATGGCCGATCGGCGATTTGGCTTTTGGCATTAATTATCTCATGCGGAGACAG ggAAATTTCGAAGTGGCAAGTGTATATGCAGGTGATAATTGTGTGGAACTTAAGGGTGAAGAGATTAAAAAGGAGTTGAATAATCTGCTAAGGCTGTTAACTCTTTGTAGGCTTTTTTCGAAGAAGCCATTTCCGGTGTTTTTAGACTCTGCAGGTTATTCAGAGGAAGATGCTCTTCTTCATAAGCCTAAAGCAGGG CTTATGAAACCAGCATTCACCATCATACGTGATGAGAATTCGAAGTGTTTCCTTCTATTGATACGTGGTACACACAGCATTAAAGATACACTAACAGCAGCAACAGGTGCAGTGGTGCCTTTCCACCATTCAGTTTTACATGATGGTGGGGTTAGCAACCTCGTCTTAGGATATGCGCATTGCGGAATGGTGGCTGCTGCTCGTTGGATTGCAAAGCTCACTGCCCCTTGCCTTCTCAAGGCTATTGCTCAATACCCTGACTACAAAGTTAAG ATTGTGGGGCATTCGCTTGGAGGTGGTACAGCAGCATTACTAACCTACATTCTTCGGGAACATAAAGAGTTTGCTGCCTCCACCACTTGTTTTACATTTGCCCCTG CTGCGTGTATGACATGGGATTTAGCGGAATCAGGCAAACACTTCATTACAACTATCATCAATGGGTCTGATTTGGTGCCTACTTTCTCAGCTGCTTCCGTTGATGATCTTCGCACCGAG GTTACGGCGTCCTCGTGGTTAAATGATTTGAGGGATCAAGTTGAACGAACCAAGGTTCTTAATGTTGTTTACCGTTCTGCTACTGCTCTGGGTTCACGTCTTCCCTCGATGGCTACTGCAAAAGCTAGTGTTGCCGGTGCTGGTGCCCTTCTCCGACCGGTTTCTAGCAGCACTAAG GTTGTCATGAAAGGTGCTCAAAATGTTGCTCAAGCTGTTGTAAGAAGCCGCTCATCTCTAACTTCATGGTCTTGCATTGGTCCTCGTCGTCGGAATGTAGTTTCGGGATCGAATGCTAAAGGCGATGATATGACCGAACCTTCATTAAAATCTAAAACAAGTTCCAAAGCTCTTGTGACTGAAGTGGTCACAACAAAGCAAATGCAAACCGTTGGTGGTTTGGATCACAATGACACCGATGAAGACGAACCCCTAATTGAAATGGATAGAGGTATTACTACGTCTACCACAGACGAATTTGTGGGCGGTGAGTTGTGGTATGAACTTGAGAAAGAGCTTAAGAGGCAGGAGAGCGAAGTTGATCTTCATGGCCATGCCGAAGAAGCTGCTGCAGCAAAAGAAATTTCGGAACAGGAGAATGTCATTGCTGCAGATGTATCATCAGAAACTAGAAGTGCAATCTCTTCCTCGGATGCCTCAGAGAACCTCCGGTTCTATCCTCCGGGTAGAATTATGCATATTGTTGCCATTCCTTCATCAGATGCTGCTGTCCTAGATGATCATGATGGTGATGGCAACGGAGACGGGTCTAACAACGGTAAGGTTCGTATATATGAAACACCTAGAGAATTGTATAGTAAGATCCGGCTATCAAGAACCATGATTAATGATCACTATATGCCATTGTATAAGAAAATGATGGAATTGTTAATTATTGAACTTGAAAAAGAAGAGGATTGTAACTTTGATGTTTTACAAGGTTAA